The sequence GCCCCGAGCTACGAGGCGTTCCCGGGCGCGGCCTGGTTCACCGTCGGCCGCAAGTCCCCGATCGTGGCCGCGATGCACGCCCGCCTGGTCGCGGTCGGCTGCGACCACTACAAGAGCACCGCGAACAAGGACGTCATCGGCTCCGGCGACATCGCCTCCTACGAGGCATGGCAGCGCAAGTACAGCACCGACCACCACAAGGGCTGGACCGGCGCCGCCCTCAAGTGGCCTCCCGGCAAAGAGAGTTGGGACGCCCTGCACGTACCGAAGGCGTGACCCGCACCTCGTCGCGTTCCGCCCGGCCGATGCGGGCCCGCGCCCGGCAGAGGTACGGGCGCCGCGGCCGAGCGGGTGACGCCCACCCGCTCGGCCGTTAGCCGCGGCGCCGGACGGGAACAGCGCCACCATGGAGCCCATCGAGGCACTCGACCGGATCGCCTTCCTGCTGGAACGCGCCCTCGCACCCGCCTACCGGGTCCGGGCGTTCCGCAACGCCGCCGACGTCATCGCCGCACTCCCGCCCGCCGAGGTCCACCAGCGCGCCCGTACCGGCCGGCTCACCGACCTCAAGGGCATCGGCAAGACCACCGCCACGGTCATCACCGAGGCATGCGCCGGCCGCACCCCCGCCTACCTCGCCGACCTCGAACGCGACCAGGCCGCGCCCCCCGCCGACGGCGCCGGCCGGTCACTGCGCGCCGCGCTGCGCGGCGACTGCCACGTGCACTCCGACTGGTCCGACGGCGGCAGCCCGATCGAGGCGATGGCCCGCACCGCCCGCGACCTCGGCCACTCCTGGATGGTGCTCACCGACCACAGCCCCCGCCTCAAGGTCGCCCGCGGCCTCACCGCCGAACGGCTGCTCCGGCAACTCGACGTCGTCGCCGAGATCAACGAACGCCTCGCGCCCTTCCGGCTGCTGACCGGCATCGAGTGCGACATCCTCTCCGACGGCGGCCTCGACCAGCGCGACGACCTCCTCGACCGCCTCGACCTGGTCGTCGCCTCCGCCCACTCCGAACTCCGCATGCCCGCACCCCTCTTCACCCGCCGCCTGATCGCCGCCGTGACCAACCCCCTCGTCGACGTCCTCGGCCACTGCACCAACCGGCTGATCGGCGAGGCCAAACAACGCCCCGAGTCCACCTTCGACGCCGAAGCCGTCTTCGCCGCCTGCGCCCAGTACGGCACCGCCGTCGAGATCAACAGCAGCCCCCACCGCCTCGACCCGCCCCCCCACCTCCTCACCCTCGCCCGCGACCTCGGCACCCTCTTCTCCATCGACAGCGACGCCCACGCCCCCGGCCAACTCGACTGGCAGATCAACGGCTGCGCCCGCGCCGAATCCGCCGCCATCCCCCCACCCCGCATCCTCACCACCTGGACCGCCCCCCAACTCCTCACCTGGACCACCACCCGCACGCCCCCCAGGACCACCTGACCCCAGGCCACCCTCCGCACAAACCACCCCCCAAGCCGCCCACCCCCCCAGACCACCCCACCCCCAACCCGCCCACCGCCCAGACCACCCCACCCCCAAGCCGCTCCCCGAACACCCCCCACCCCGGCCACCGACCCCCACCCGGCCACCCCCCACCCAGGCCACTCCTACCCCGGCCACCCCCCACCCGAAGCCGCGGGAGGACGGAAGCCGGGGCGCAGGGGGCGGGGTTCGAGACGTTCGTATATTTGTGGCGCGAGGAAGAAGAATCAGGCAACGAAGCACCCCGCAGGCGCCGTAAATATGCAGTCTCGAACCCCGCCACCGGAGCCCCGGCGAACCTCACCACCCACCGTCGGCGAACCTCACCGCCCAGCCCCCGCCCCCGCCACCTCCTCAAGCGCAGCCCGCACCAGTGCCCCATTACCCCCCGCCACCCTCCCATCCGGCAACACCAACGTGTCCTCCACCCCGATCCGCACATCAAGCCCCCTCCCCGCCGCCACCCTCAACACCGGCCACGCCCCACCCTCCTCCCCGTGCAGCAGCAGCACCCCCCTCCCCACCCGATCCAGCCCATCCAACCCCGCCAACTCCCGCAGCAACGCCTCCGCCACCCCCACCGCCCGCTCCGGATCACGCTCGACCACCTCCCCCAGAACCCGCACCACCCGCCCCACCCCCGGCCACCCCCGCAACCTGACCGCCGCATCCGTCCCGGAGTACACCCCCGCCTCCACCCCGATCCCCACCGACAGCAACGCGTCAGCGACGACCTCCGCCCCCTCCTCGTGCCAGTTCACCGACGCGTGATCCGGCAGCACCGACCAGGACCGCACCAGCGCGGCCCGCCGCTCGGGGTCCGGCTCGGTCCACTCCCCGGTGGTGACGCCGATCGGAACGCCGGGTGCCGACGCCCGCACCGCCGCGACCGCGGCGTCCACACTCACCGCCGCCATCGTGTCCGCCCCCTTCTCGTCCTTGGGATGGACATGGATCGAGCGGGCGCCGAGGGAGACGGCCTCCGCGGCCGCGTCGCCGAGCTGCTGGGGCGTCACCGGCAGCCACTCGCACTCGGATCGGTCTCTGGCGCCGTTCAGGCATACCTGGAGCATGGCGTGATCATCCCAGACGCTCGGCCGCGCGGGCCGGATGCCGCACGGCACCACATGACGGTGGCTCAGGTGGTCGTGCAGACCGTGCCGTTCAAGGTGAAGACGGTCGGCGGCGGATACGCGCCGCTGTTCGCCCCGGTGAACCCGAAGTCCGCCGAGTTGCCGCCGTTCGCGGCGAGCGTGCCGTTCCAGTCGACCGGTGTGGCCACCACCGTACGCCCGGACTG comes from Streptomyces sp. NBC_00448 and encodes:
- a CDS encoding 3-keto-5-aminohexanoate cleavage protein; its protein translation is MLQVCLNGARDRSECEWLPVTPQQLGDAAAEAVSLGARSIHVHPKDEKGADTMAAVSVDAAVAAVRASAPGVPIGVTTGEWTEPDPERRAALVRSWSVLPDHASVNWHEEGAEVVADALLSVGIGVEAGVYSGTDAAVRLRGWPGVGRVVRVLGEVVERDPERAVGVAEALLRELAGLDGLDRVGRGVLLLHGEEGGAWPVLRVAAGRGLDVRIGVEDTLVLPDGRVAGGNGALVRAALEEVAGAGAGR
- a CDS encoding PHP domain-containing protein, translating into MEPIEALDRIAFLLERALAPAYRVRAFRNAADVIAALPPAEVHQRARTGRLTDLKGIGKTTATVITEACAGRTPAYLADLERDQAAPPADGAGRSLRAALRGDCHVHSDWSDGGSPIEAMARTARDLGHSWMVLTDHSPRLKVARGLTAERLLRQLDVVAEINERLAPFRLLTGIECDILSDGGLDQRDDLLDRLDLVVASAHSELRMPAPLFTRRLIAAVTNPLVDVLGHCTNRLIGEAKQRPESTFDAEAVFAACAQYGTAVEINSSPHRLDPPPHLLTLARDLGTLFSIDSDAHAPGQLDWQINGCARAESAAIPPPRILTTWTAPQLLTWTTTRTPPRTT